One stretch of Lacimicrobium alkaliphilum DNA includes these proteins:
- a CDS encoding DUF6279 family lipoprotein, with product MKKFLFSIFFVLCLSSCSTGFVYNNLDWLVHWYIDDYVDLNAEQEAVFDDYMRQWLNWHRSEELVAYRQHLQELKSRIEHTPLDRAQWLSEFERGRTHWNRLLQEVAGDLSTLALKLDDKQIESIFDELEKRNREREQRQKSRDDSRRTDKLQEDIVQWIGPLSKPQKELLRRYSGKLKPNFKDWMQYRRKWQSEARQILLQREDTERWRRAMDAVVLDPRQFEHQTYREQSAYNRNVYASLLADLHAGLSERQKAHLQEEIEDLIRDLSDLMGDG from the coding sequence ATGAAGAAGTTTCTGTTCAGCATATTTTTTGTATTGTGTTTAAGCAGCTGCTCTACAGGCTTTGTATATAATAATCTCGACTGGCTGGTGCACTGGTATATTGATGACTATGTCGATTTGAATGCAGAGCAGGAAGCCGTTTTTGACGATTATATGCGGCAGTGGCTGAATTGGCACCGAAGCGAGGAATTGGTGGCTTACCGGCAGCATCTGCAAGAGCTGAAAAGCCGGATTGAACACACCCCGCTGGACCGGGCACAGTGGCTCAGTGAATTTGAACGGGGTCGGACCCACTGGAATCGATTGTTACAGGAAGTTGCCGGTGATCTCAGCACCCTGGCGCTGAAGCTGGATGATAAGCAAATCGAATCCATATTCGACGAACTGGAAAAGCGCAACCGGGAAAGAGAGCAGCGACAAAAATCCCGCGACGACAGCAGACGAACTGACAAACTGCAGGAAGACATTGTGCAGTGGATTGGCCCCTTATCGAAGCCGCAAAAAGAACTGCTCAGGCGTTACTCCGGCAAGTTAAAGCCTAACTTTAAAGACTGGATGCAATACCGGCGGAAATGGCAATCTGAAGCCAGGCAGATACTGCTGCAAAGAGAAGATACTGAGCGTTGGCGTCGTGCAATGGACGCCGTGGTGTTGGATCCGCGCCAGTTTGAACATCAGACTTATCGTGAGCAGTCTGCCTATAATCGTAATGTCTATGCCTCCTTGCTGGCAGATTTGCACGCGGGTCTCTCAGAACGTCAGAAAGCCCACTTACAGGAAGAGATTGAAGATTTGATAAGGGATCTCAGCGATCTGATGGGGGATGGATGA
- a CDS encoding 6-phosphofructokinase codes for MKRIAMLTSGGDAPGMNAAIRAIVLASHYSGIQPLGYQHGFNGLLEQEYRYLGTEDVYNIIQRGGTILKSARCQPFTTPEGARLAASNLNQAKVDGLIIIGGDGSFHGAEHLSNYWNGKIVGLPGTIDNDINGTDATIGYYTAIDTALESIDKVRDTADAFERIFLIEVMGRHAGFIGLSAAVCSGAEQVLLPELYPDAPPELDDLAEHIQRAQKIRGKCSYIMVMSENLWPGGATDLANQLKARTGIECRPVILGHVQRGGSPVSLDRMLASKLGAYAVEALLAGKTGIMIGERNQQLVEVPFQQSWNKPKALDPYLVKIQRQVFDLVKNENNTN; via the coding sequence ATGAAACGTATTGCCATGTTGACCTCAGGTGGTGATGCCCCTGGTATGAATGCCGCAATCCGGGCTATCGTACTGGCGAGTCATTATTCGGGTATCCAGCCGCTGGGTTATCAGCATGGCTTTAATGGTCTGCTCGAGCAGGAATACCGCTATCTTGGCACCGAAGATGTCTACAACATTATCCAGCGGGGCGGTACCATTCTTAAAAGCGCTCGCTGTCAGCCCTTCACTACCCCAGAGGGTGCGCGCCTGGCGGCCAGCAACCTTAATCAGGCCAAGGTAGATGGTCTGATTATTATAGGCGGCGATGGTTCCTTCCACGGTGCCGAACACTTGTCCAACTACTGGAATGGCAAAATTGTCGGCCTGCCTGGCACCATAGATAATGATATTAACGGCACCGATGCCACTATTGGTTATTACACCGCTATAGACACAGCGCTGGAGAGTATCGATAAGGTTCGTGACACCGCCGATGCCTTCGAGCGAATCTTCCTGATTGAGGTCATGGGCAGACATGCCGGCTTTATTGGCCTGAGCGCGGCGGTGTGTTCAGGTGCCGAACAGGTGCTCTTGCCGGAGCTCTATCCCGATGCACCTCCGGAACTGGATGATCTGGCTGAACACATCCAAAGAGCCCAGAAAATTCGCGGTAAATGCAGTTATATTATGGTGATGTCTGAGAATCTCTGGCCAGGTGGCGCCACCGATCTTGCCAATCAACTCAAAGCCCGCACAGGTATAGAATGCCGCCCGGTGATCCTCGGCCATGTGCAACGGGGAGGCTCTCCTGTCAGTCTCGATCGTATGCTGGCGTCCAAACTCGGCGCTTACGCCGTTGAGGCACTGTTAGCCGGTAAAACCGGCATCATGATTGGTGAACGAAATCAGCAACTGGTCGAGGTTCCCTTTCAGCAAAGCTGGAACAAACCGAAAGCACTCGATCCCTATCTGGTAAAAATCCAGCGTCAGGTTTTTGATCTGGTTAAGAACGAGAACAACACAAATTGA
- the lhgO gene encoding L-2-hydroxyglutarate oxidase, translated as MTKSRSYHLIIAGAGILGAACAREYLSRYPSHRVLIVEKEADAARHQTGRNSGVIHAGVYYQPGSLKARYCREGLEQTLSFCRQYQVPFLQCGKLIVATNESQQSGLETLFQRCQDNDLNPQRLSARRLRELEPAITGTAAMGVAQTGITDYAALTRVMLALAMDAGAEVVFNHQISAVSETGSGVRVQAGGKCYVAEKLINCCGLYADHLIRLQGIETDFQIIPFRGEYFRLPEKYNQLVRHLIYPVPDPALPFLGVHLTRMIDGSVTVGPNAVLAMAREGYGWDQFNIREMGQMLGFSGCWPLLKRYWHSGLRELYGSLNKGAYLRRVQAYCPQIRRADLLPYRSGVRAQAVTDKGELLHDFKFIQTECTLHLGNAPSPAATSAIPIARAVIDKLS; from the coding sequence ATGACAAAATCCCGGTCCTACCATCTGATTATTGCCGGCGCCGGTATACTCGGTGCGGCCTGCGCCAGAGAGTATCTTAGTCGCTACCCGTCCCACCGGGTGTTGATTGTGGAAAAAGAAGCAGACGCCGCCCGCCATCAAACCGGACGCAACTCGGGTGTCATCCACGCCGGAGTTTATTACCAACCCGGCAGCTTAAAAGCCCGTTATTGCCGGGAAGGTCTGGAACAGACACTGAGTTTCTGTCGTCAGTATCAGGTGCCTTTTTTACAATGTGGCAAGCTCATTGTGGCGACCAATGAATCCCAGCAAAGTGGGCTGGAAACATTATTTCAACGCTGTCAGGATAATGACCTCAACCCACAGAGACTCAGTGCCAGGCGACTCAGGGAGCTTGAACCCGCCATCACAGGCACCGCTGCCATGGGTGTGGCACAAACCGGTATAACAGATTATGCGGCGCTGACCAGAGTAATGCTGGCGCTGGCGATGGATGCCGGGGCTGAGGTGGTATTTAATCATCAGATTAGTGCCGTTTCTGAAACGGGGTCGGGAGTCAGGGTGCAGGCAGGTGGTAAGTGCTATGTTGCAGAAAAGCTTATTAATTGCTGTGGGCTGTATGCGGATCATCTGATTCGTTTACAGGGTATCGAAACGGATTTTCAGATCATCCCTTTTCGTGGTGAATATTTCCGGCTACCTGAAAAATACAATCAACTGGTGCGGCATCTGATTTACCCGGTACCGGATCCGGCTTTACCGTTTTTGGGTGTGCATCTGACCAGAATGATTGATGGTAGTGTGACTGTAGGGCCAAACGCGGTGCTGGCAATGGCCAGAGAGGGCTATGGCTGGGATCAGTTCAATATCCGTGAAATGGGTCAGATGCTGGGTTTCAGCGGTTGTTGGCCATTGTTAAAACGATACTGGCACAGTGGACTGAGGGAGCTTTATGGCTCCCTGAATAAAGGTGCATACCTGCGCAGGGTACAGGCATATTGTCCGCAAATTCGCAGAGCAGACCTGCTTCCATACAGAAGTGGCGTGCGTGCCCAGGCCGTCACTGATAAGGGGGAATTGCTGCATGATTTTAAGTTTATACAAACAGAATGTACCTTGCATCTGGGTAACGCGCCCTCACCGGCGGCGACCTCTGCGATACCTATCGCCAGGGCAGTAATCGACAAGCTTTCATAA